A genome region from uncultured Roseibium sp. includes the following:
- a CDS encoding SDR family oxidoreductase, with protein MYRKPRTLLITGCSSGIGEAAAHLMRGRDWRVFATARKAEDVERLKQKGFEAFRLDYEDPDSIMTAADSVLEACDGKLDALFNNGAYAVPGALEDMPVAALRSLFEANFIGWHDLTQRIIPSMRLNRGGRIVQCSSVLGLVALKYRGAYTASKFALEAYTDTLRQELWGTGIHVSLIEPGPIDTRFTPNALANFDRWIGKETMKASPHRKSYEKRRKRMKKGEPGPFKLPPSAVVKRLIHALEAKRPKPRYYVTIPTTVMGVAKRLLPTRLLDRACLAAAKSEE; from the coding sequence ATGTACAGAAAACCCCGGACGCTCCTGATCACGGGATGTTCGTCCGGGATCGGCGAGGCTGCGGCGCATCTGATGCGGGGGCGGGACTGGCGTGTTTTCGCCACGGCACGCAAGGCCGAGGACGTGGAGCGTCTGAAACAAAAAGGCTTCGAGGCCTTCCGTCTGGATTACGAGGATCCCGACAGCATCATGACCGCCGCCGATTCGGTCCTCGAAGCCTGTGACGGCAAGCTCGATGCCCTGTTCAACAACGGGGCCTATGCGGTGCCCGGCGCCCTGGAAGACATGCCTGTCGCCGCCCTGCGCAGCCTGTTCGAGGCCAATTTCATTGGCTGGCACGATCTGACCCAACGCATCATTCCCTCCATGCGCCTCAACAGGGGCGGCCGTATCGTCCAGTGTTCCTCGGTTCTGGGGCTCGTCGCGTTGAAATATCGTGGCGCCTATACCGCATCGAAATTCGCCCTCGAGGCCTATACCGACACTTTACGCCAGGAACTTTGGGGGACAGGAATTCACGTCAGCCTGATCGAGCCCGGACCGATCGACACCCGTTTCACACCGAATGCCCTCGCCAATTTCGACCGCTGGATCGGGAAGGAGACCATGAAGGCCTCGCCCCATCGCAAGTCTTATGAGAAACGGCGCAAGCGCATGAAAAAGGGCGAACCCGGGCCGTTCAAGCTCCCGCCTTCGGCCGTGGTCAAGCGTCTGATTCATGCGCTTGAAGCCAAGCGGCCGAAACCGCGCTATTATGTCACGATACCGACGACGGTCATGGGTGTGGCAAAACGGCTGCTTCCGACGAGATTGTTGGACCGGGCGTGTCTGGCCGCTGCGAAATCGGAGGAATGA
- a CDS encoding acyl-CoA synthetase, whose amino-acid sequence MNLACYCLTNASPEPGAVALEVVGPNGVQKERWTYGEIERTILSVAGGLTEKGLKRGDRILLRLGHSSDFPLVFFGAIAGGFVPIPTSEMLTSAEATAILEDSGAAAVLHDGRTALPQGRALVLGPEDLAALKAFNGGEYADTKADDPAFLIYTSGTSGTPKGVLHAQRAAIGRTPMYKDWYGIFSADRLLHAGAFNWTYTLGVGLMDPWANGATSLVYDGPRDPEIWPGLIESCKATLFAAVPSLYRRLLKYGNVGTGSFPFLRHGLTAGEALPAGLHQEWVDRTGRPLFEALGMSEISTYISSGPAVPTRPGSPGKPQTGRKVAILAEDGEGEEFAAIDEPGLLAVHESETGLMLGYWNRPEETAAAFRAGWFLTGDRARADKDGYYWYEGRADDLMNAFGYRVAPEEVERTLSAHPDVLEVAVTAVPVREGVSLITAFVVPRHAAWHDETALADWAHDRLAEYKRPKAYRFVTSLPRTPSGKIRRKALI is encoded by the coding sequence ATGAATCTTGCCTGCTATTGCCTGACCAACGCATCGCCCGAACCCGGAGCGGTCGCGTTGGAGGTGGTCGGCCCGAACGGCGTCCAGAAAGAACGCTGGACTTACGGCGAGATTGAAAGAACCATTCTTTCCGTCGCGGGCGGACTGACCGAAAAAGGCCTGAAGCGCGGCGACCGCATCCTGCTGCGGCTTGGCCATTCCAGTGACTTCCCACTGGTCTTCTTCGGCGCGATCGCCGGCGGCTTCGTGCCGATCCCCACCTCAGAGATGCTGACCTCGGCAGAGGCAACCGCAATCCTTGAAGACAGCGGTGCGGCGGCCGTCCTCCATGACGGGCGCACAGCCCTTCCCCAAGGCAGAGCGCTGGTCCTGGGCCCGGAGGACCTGGCGGCGCTCAAGGCATTCAACGGTGGGGAATACGCGGATACGAAAGCCGACGATCCGGCCTTCCTGATCTATACCTCCGGCACCAGCGGCACGCCGAAGGGCGTCCTCCATGCGCAACGCGCCGCCATTGGGCGCACACCGATGTACAAGGACTGGTACGGCATCTTCTCCGCCGACCGGCTGCTGCATGCCGGCGCCTTCAACTGGACCTATACGCTCGGCGTCGGTCTGATGGATCCCTGGGCCAACGGCGCCACGAGCCTGGTCTATGATGGCCCGCGCGACCCGGAAATCTGGCCGGGCCTTATCGAAAGCTGCAAGGCGACCCTGTTTGCCGCCGTCCCGAGCCTGTACCGGCGCCTTCTGAAATACGGCAATGTCGGCACCGGATCCTTTCCATTCCTGCGCCACGGCCTGACCGCAGGCGAAGCACTGCCGGCGGGCCTTCACCAGGAATGGGTCGACCGCACGGGACGCCCGCTTTTTGAAGCGCTCGGCATGAGTGAGATTTCCACCTACATCTCCAGCGGCCCTGCGGTCCCGACCCGGCCCGGATCGCCCGGGAAACCCCAGACAGGACGAAAAGTCGCCATCCTTGCCGAAGACGGCGAGGGCGAGGAATTCGCCGCCATCGACGAGCCAGGCCTTCTGGCGGTGCACGAAAGCGAAACCGGCCTGATGCTCGGTTACTGGAACCGTCCCGAAGAAACGGCGGCCGCCTTCCGGGCCGGTTGGTTTCTGACCGGCGACCGGGCGCGTGCGGATAAGGACGGTTATTACTGGTACGAAGGCCGTGCCGACGATCTCATGAACGCCTTCGGTTACCGCGTGGCGCCGGAAGAGGTCGAACGCACGCTCAGCGCGCATCCGGACGTCCTTGAAGTCGCGGTGACGGCCGTACCGGTGCGCGAAGGCGTCAGCCTGATCACCGCCTTCGTCGTTCCCAGACACGCGGCCTGGCATGACGAAACCGCCCTGGCCGACTGGGCGCATGACCGGCTCGCGGAATACAAACGCCCGAAAGCCTACCGCTTCGTCACATCCCTGCCGCGCACGCCCTCTGGCAAAATCCGCCGAAAGGCACTGATTTAA
- a CDS encoding electron transfer flavoprotein subunit beta/FixA family protein: MKILVPVKRVIDYNVKVRVKADGSGVDLANVKMSMNPFDEIAVEEALRLKEAGKAEEVIVVSVGPQQATETLRTGLAMGADRGILVKTDETTEPLAVAKILKGIVEAEEPGLVILGKQAIDDDCNQTGQMLAALLGWAQGTFASKVDLGDGTVDVTREVDGGLQTIKLKMPAIVTTDLRLNEPRYASLPNIMKAKKKPIDEKTPDDFGVDIAPRLTVVSTAEPASRQAGVKVGSVAELVDKLKNEAGVL; this comes from the coding sequence ATGAAAATCCTAGTGCCCGTTAAGCGGGTAATTGACTACAATGTTAAAGTCCGTGTCAAAGCGGATGGTTCCGGTGTTGATCTTGCCAACGTCAAGATGTCGATGAACCCCTTCGACGAGATCGCCGTTGAAGAAGCCCTGCGCCTGAAAGAGGCCGGCAAGGCGGAAGAAGTCATCGTCGTTTCCGTTGGCCCGCAGCAGGCGACCGAAACCCTTCGCACGGGTCTGGCCATGGGCGCCGATCGCGGCATCCTCGTCAAGACGGATGAAACCACCGAGCCGCTTGCGGTCGCCAAGATCCTGAAAGGCATCGTCGAAGCCGAAGAGCCCGGTCTTGTGATCCTCGGCAAGCAGGCCATCGACGATGACTGCAACCAGACCGGCCAGATGCTGGCGGCTCTGCTCGGCTGGGCCCAGGGCACGTTCGCGTCCAAGGTCGATCTCGGCGACGGGACCGTCGATGTCACCCGCGAAGTCGACGGCGGCCTGCAGACGATCAAGCTGAAGATGCCGGCCATCGTGACCACGGACCTGCGCCTCAACGAGCCGCGCTACGCGTCCCTGCCGAACATCATGAAAGCGAAGAAAAAGCCGATCGACGAAAAGACCCCGGACGACTTCGGCGTTGATATCGCTCCGCGCCTGACCGTCGTCTCCACCGCCGAGCCAGCATCCCGGCAGGCCGGTGTGAAGGTCGGCTCCGTGGCCGAACTCGTCGACAAGCTCAAGAACGAAGCCGGCGTCCTTTAA
- a CDS encoding lipoprotein yields the protein MHELSKGATITMHRGSKALLLCALALTLALGGCGRRGALDVPGAPAATGTSGETGQIDPAGPAPEQQDVKPARDSFPLDFLIR from the coding sequence ATGCACGAATTGAGCAAAGGGGCGACCATAACCATGCATCGCGGATCCAAGGCGCTGTTGTTGTGTGCGCTCGCGCTCACGCTGGCACTGGGCGGCTGCGGACGGCGTGGCGCCCTGGATGTCCCGGGAGCCCCCGCGGCGACGGGAACCTCCGGCGAAACCGGACAGATCGACCCGGCCGGCCCGGCACCTGAGCAACAGGACGTCAAACCGGCAAGAGACAGCTTTCCGCTGGACTTCCTGATCAGGTAG
- a CDS encoding 3-hydroxybutyryl-CoA dehydrogenase, with product MVVEIKKVGVIGAGQMGSGIAHVCALAGFDVALSDLSMEKIESGLASINGNMARQVQKEQISEDVRTSALDRITPAVDLDLLSDVDLVIESAVENEQVKRKIFSQLCPILKPEAMLATNTSSISITRLAASTDRPERFIGIHFMNPVPLMELVELVRGIATEDETFESAKAFVDRLGKQIAVAEDFPAFMVNRILLPMINEAIYTLYEGVGSVESIDKAMKLGANHPMGPLQLADFIGLDTCLSIMQVLYEGLADTKYRPCPLLVKYVEAGWLGRKTQRGFYDYRGETPVPTR from the coding sequence ATGGTGGTCGAAATCAAGAAAGTCGGTGTGATTGGAGCTGGTCAGATGGGCAGCGGAATCGCCCATGTCTGCGCTCTGGCCGGGTTCGACGTGGCCTTGAGCGATCTCTCCATGGAAAAGATCGAATCGGGGCTCGCCTCAATCAATGGCAACATGGCCCGGCAGGTTCAGAAAGAACAGATTTCCGAAGACGTTCGGACGTCCGCCCTGGACCGGATCACACCCGCGGTTGATCTCGATCTACTGAGCGATGTCGATCTGGTCATCGAGTCGGCCGTCGAGAACGAGCAGGTCAAGCGCAAGATCTTTTCCCAGCTTTGCCCGATCCTGAAGCCGGAAGCGATGCTGGCAACCAACACCTCTTCCATTTCCATCACTCGGCTGGCGGCGTCCACGGACCGCCCGGAACGGTTTATCGGGATTCATTTCATGAACCCGGTGCCGCTTATGGAACTGGTCGAACTGGTGCGCGGCATCGCGACCGAAGACGAAACCTTCGAATCGGCGAAAGCCTTCGTCGACCGTCTCGGCAAGCAGATCGCCGTCGCGGAAGATTTTCCGGCCTTCATGGTCAATCGCATCCTGCTGCCGATGATCAACGAAGCCATCTACACCCTCTACGAGGGGGTCGGATCGGTGGAATCGATCGACAAGGCCATGAAGCTCGGCGCCAATCACCCGATGGGGCCGCTGCAGCTGGCCGACTTCATCGGTCTCGACACCTGTCTGTCGATCATGCAGGTGCTTTACGAAGGCCTCGCCGACACCAAGTACCGTCCGTGCCCTCTGCTGGTGAAATACGTCGAAGCCGGCTGGCTGGGCCGCAAGACCCAGCGCGGGTTCTACGATTATCGCGGCGAAACTCCGGTTCCGACCCGCTAA
- a CDS encoding cob(I)yrinic acid a,c-diamide adenosyltransferase, whose amino-acid sequence MVVLNKIYTKTGDDGTTALGTGERRPKNDLRIEAYGTVDETNAIVGLVRLHTAGSADDVDALLGRIQNDLFDLGADLATPETDEDLGYEPLRLTEGQVGALEEAIDRLNADLQPLRSFVLPGGSPAAAHLHLARTVSRRAERLMVELQAREKINPCAIRYMNRLSDFFFVASRFLNSKGDGDVLWVPGQNR is encoded by the coding sequence ATGGTCGTTCTGAACAAGATCTACACGAAGACCGGCGACGATGGCACGACCGCACTCGGCACCGGCGAGCGCCGACCGAAGAACGATCTGCGTATCGAAGCCTACGGCACGGTAGACGAAACCAATGCCATCGTCGGCCTCGTCCGCCTTCACACTGCCGGCAGCGCTGACGACGTAGACGCACTCCTCGGACGAATCCAGAACGACCTGTTCGATCTTGGCGCCGACCTTGCCACGCCGGAAACGGACGAGGACCTGGGCTATGAACCGCTGCGCCTGACGGAGGGCCAGGTGGGCGCCCTGGAAGAGGCGATCGACCGGCTCAACGCCGACCTGCAGCCCTTGCGCTCTTTCGTCCTGCCCGGGGGAAGCCCGGCCGCGGCCCATCTTCATCTGGCGCGCACCGTCTCGCGGCGCGCGGAACGCCTGATGGTCGAGCTGCAGGCCCGGGAAAAGATCAACCCCTGCGCCATCCGCTACATGAACCGCCTGTCGGATTTCTTTTTCGTTGCCTCGCGATTCCTGAATTCGAAAGGCGACGGCGACGTGCTATGGGTTCCCGGTCAAAACCGCTGA
- a CDS encoding twin transmembrane helix small protein — METLYNALVPIGMAAVTIVLLLGIWNMLRGGPGNRSQMLMRWRVGLQFLVIVVIMTGIYFFGPAH; from the coding sequence ATGGAAACTCTCTATAACGCACTGGTGCCGATCGGAATGGCGGCAGTGACCATCGTGCTTCTGCTGGGAATCTGGAACATGCTGCGAGGCGGTCCGGGCAACCGGTCTCAGATGCTGATGCGCTGGCGCGTCGGCCTGCAGTTCCTCGTCATCGTCGTCATCATGACCGGGATTTATTTCTTCGGTCCCGCGCACTAG
- a CDS encoding ubiquinone biosynthesis hydroxylase, translated as MVKTGKTTEMQDVVVAGGGYVGLSLALALKQADPTLKVAVIDPKPTETLAKDPRASAIAAAACRMLDQLGVWQKILPSAQPINEMIVTDSKVRDVVRPVFLTFDGETAEGEPFAHMVPNGAMLPALYEAATDAGVTFHAPDSAETFHNTNDHVSLTLASGQTLPTRLLIAADGVRSKLRDLAGIRTVYWDYGQSGIVTTVRHERPHNGRAEEHFLPAGPFAILPLPGNRSSLVWTERTADAKRLVASDDFTFEIELERRFGHHLGKIELDGPRHAYPLGLRLARDFVKPRFALAGDAAHGIHPIAGQGLNMGFRDVAALSEVLIEARRLGQDIGALDVLERYQRWRRFDTFQMGVVTDVLNRLFSNDNDILRGMRDFGLGLVDRMPGLKTHFIKEAAGFAGPSPKLLSGEPL; from the coding sequence ATGGTAAAAACCGGCAAGACTACCGAAATGCAGGATGTTGTCGTCGCTGGAGGCGGCTATGTGGGTCTGTCGCTTGCACTTGCACTCAAACAGGCCGACCCCACCCTGAAAGTGGCCGTTATCGACCCCAAACCGACCGAGACCCTGGCAAAGGATCCGAGGGCCTCAGCCATCGCGGCGGCCGCCTGCCGCATGCTCGACCAGCTCGGCGTCTGGCAGAAAATCCTGCCCTCCGCCCAGCCGATCAACGAAATGATCGTGACCGACAGCAAGGTGCGCGACGTGGTCCGGCCAGTGTTCCTGACCTTCGACGGAGAAACGGCCGAAGGCGAACCCTTCGCCCACATGGTGCCGAACGGCGCCATGTTGCCCGCACTCTACGAGGCTGCCACTGATGCCGGCGTGACCTTTCATGCGCCCGACAGCGCCGAAACCTTCCATAACACCAACGATCATGTTTCCCTGACCCTGGCGAGCGGCCAGACCCTGCCGACCCGCCTTCTGATTGCCGCAGACGGCGTCCGTTCAAAGTTGCGCGATCTTGCCGGCATCCGCACCGTTTACTGGGACTACGGCCAGTCCGGCATCGTGACCACCGTCCGGCACGAGCGGCCGCACAACGGCCGCGCCGAAGAACATTTCCTGCCTGCGGGCCCCTTCGCGATTTTGCCCCTGCCCGGGAACCGTTCATCCCTTGTCTGGACCGAACGCACCGCCGACGCAAAACGGCTCGTGGCCAGCGACGATTTCACTTTCGAGATCGAGCTGGAGCGCCGATTCGGCCATCATCTCGGGAAAATCGAACTCGACGGGCCGCGTCACGCCTATCCGCTGGGCCTGCGTCTTGCCCGCGACTTCGTCAAACCGCGCTTCGCTCTTGCCGGAGATGCCGCCCACGGCATTCACCCCATTGCCGGCCAGGGCCTGAACATGGGCTTCCGCGATGTGGCCGCCCTGTCGGAGGTCCTGATCGAAGCGCGTCGCCTGGGCCAGGATATCGGTGCGCTCGACGTTCTGGAACGCTATCAGCGCTGGCGCCGGTTCGACACGTTCCAGATGGGCGTGGTCACCGATGTGCTCAACCGGCTCTTTTCCAACGACAACGACATCCTCCGAGGGATGCGGGATTTCGGACTGGGTCTTGTCGACCGCATGCCGGGCCTTAAAACGCACTTCATCAAGGAAGCCGCCGGATTTGCCGGTCCCTCCCCGAAACTGCTATCAGGCGAACCGCTCTAA
- a CDS encoding TlpA disulfide reductase family protein → MTKPTEPGQRSNRRLIAAGIAGTAAVLAAVYVIVGPNGNTNDSQSCAVEMALAEQTKPFATGEVAAFRPAERPLALSELTFDGPDGKRMSMGDFKDRTILLNLWATWCAPCRKEMPALDALQADMGGEDFQVVAVNVDRGGPEKPKAFWKEIGVSRLDYYSDASNGILKDLKAKARATGLPTTILVGPSGCEIGTMYGPAEWASGEAKALLTAALKTKAE, encoded by the coding sequence ATGACTAAGCCGACCGAACCCGGACAACGCTCCAATCGACGTCTGATCGCCGCAGGCATTGCCGGCACAGCCGCCGTGCTTGCGGCGGTATACGTGATCGTCGGGCCGAATGGCAACACGAACGATTCGCAAAGCTGCGCGGTGGAAATGGCGCTGGCGGAGCAGACAAAGCCGTTTGCCACCGGCGAGGTCGCGGCCTTTCGTCCCGCGGAGCGGCCTCTCGCGCTTTCGGAGCTGACGTTCGACGGGCCGGACGGAAAGCGGATGAGCATGGGCGATTTCAAGGACCGCACCATTCTCTTGAACCTGTGGGCGACATGGTGCGCGCCCTGCCGGAAGGAAATGCCGGCGCTCGACGCGCTTCAGGCGGATATGGGTGGTGAGGATTTTCAGGTGGTCGCGGTGAACGTGGATCGCGGCGGTCCGGAGAAGCCGAAGGCCTTCTGGAAGGAAATTGGCGTGAGCCGCCTCGATTACTACAGCGACGCCAGCAATGGCATCCTCAAGGATCTCAAGGCGAAGGCTCGGGCGACGGGCTTGCCGACGACGATTCTCGTCGGTCCCTCGGGATGCGAGATCGGAACAATGTATGGCCCCGCCGAATGGGCATCCGGCGAGGCCAAGGCACTTCTGACCGCCGCCTTGAAGACGAAGGCCGAATAA
- a CDS encoding FAD-binding protein, translating to MTTLLVAEHAGGALNDATAKALTAAVALGGDVHLLVAGKDVGPVADAAAKLTGVAKVLTADSDDLAHQLAEPMAALIVDLAGSYDAIVAPATANGKNILPRVAALLDVMQISDVIKVIDADTFERPIYAGNAIQTVKSGDPKKVITVRTSTFAAAEEGGSAPVEAASAPAAAGLSDFVGEELSKSDRPELTSAKIIISGGRALGSEEKFQEVIMPVADALGAAVGASRAAVDAGYAPNDWQVGQTGKVVAPELYIACGISGAIQHLAGMKDSKVIVAINKDEEAPIFQVADYGLVADLFDVLPELKAAVE from the coding sequence ATGACAACACTTCTTGTGGCCGAACATGCCGGCGGCGCGCTCAACGATGCCACCGCCAAGGCCCTGACCGCTGCTGTCGCACTGGGTGGCGACGTTCATCTGCTCGTGGCCGGCAAGGATGTCGGTCCGGTTGCCGACGCAGCCGCCAAACTGACCGGCGTTGCCAAGGTCCTGACCGCGGACAGCGACGATCTCGCCCACCAGCTCGCAGAGCCGATGGCCGCCCTGATCGTCGATCTCGCAGGCTCCTATGACGCCATCGTCGCGCCGGCCACAGCCAACGGCAAGAACATCCTGCCCCGCGTTGCGGCCCTGCTCGACGTGATGCAAATCTCCGACGTCATCAAGGTGATCGACGCGGACACGTTCGAACGCCCGATCTACGCCGGCAACGCCATCCAGACGGTGAAGTCCGGCGATCCGAAGAAGGTGATCACGGTCCGGACCTCGACCTTCGCCGCTGCCGAGGAAGGCGGTTCCGCACCGGTTGAGGCAGCGTCCGCCCCCGCAGCGGCAGGCCTGTCCGACTTCGTCGGCGAGGAACTGTCCAAGTCCGACCGTCCGGAACTGACGTCTGCAAAGATCATCATCTCCGGCGGCCGCGCGCTCGGTTCCGAAGAAAAGTTCCAGGAAGTCATCATGCCGGTGGCCGATGCACTGGGTGCCGCCGTCGGCGCATCCCGTGCCGCCGTCGACGCGGGCTATGCCCCGAACGACTGGCAGGTCGGTCAGACCGGCAAGGTGGTCGCCCCGGAACTCTACATCGCCTGCGGTATTTCCGGTGCCATCCAGCACCTGGCCGGCATGAAGGATTCGAAAGTGATCGTGGCCATCAACAAGGACGAAGAGGCGCCGATTTTCCAGGTCGCCGACTACGGCCTGGTCGCCGATCTCTTCGACGTTCTGCCGGAGCTGAAGGCAGCTGTCGAGTAA
- the argH gene encoding argininosuccinate lyase: MSNRMWGGRFAEGPDAIMEEINASIDYDRKLYRQDIAGSKAHVLMLAACQIVTQDDADKIVQGLDTILSEIESGEFKFSRALEDIHMNIEARLAELIGPAAGRLHTARSRNDQVATDFRLWVRDTLDTLDEQLTDLMQALAEKAETHAGDVMPGFTHLQSAQPVTFGHHLLAYVEMFSRDRGRVRDARKRMNESPLGAAALAGTSFPIDRHATAESLGFDRPTANSLDAVSDRDFVIEALAAASLCAMHLSRLAEEIVIWCSAQFGFIKLSDKFSTGSSIMPQKKNPDAAELVRAKTGRIYGSLQALLTMMKGLPLAYSKDMQEDKEQAFDGLASISLALAAMTGMVKDLEPVTKVMKKAAGSGYSTATDLADWLVRVLGLPFRDAHHVTGRIVAIAVEKNIELHKVSLEDMQAVEPKITPEIYSVLSVDKSVRSRTSYGGTSPVNVRKQARRWLKDLARGK; encoded by the coding sequence ATGAGCAATCGCATGTGGGGCGGCCGGTTTGCCGAAGGGCCGGATGCCATCATGGAGGAAATCAACGCCTCCATCGATTACGACCGCAAGCTATATAGGCAAGACATTGCCGGATCGAAAGCCCATGTGCTCATGCTGGCGGCTTGTCAAATCGTCACGCAGGACGATGCGGACAAGATCGTTCAAGGTCTAGACACGATCCTGTCAGAAATCGAAAGCGGCGAGTTCAAGTTCTCCCGAGCCCTCGAAGATATCCATATGAATATCGAGGCGCGCCTGGCCGAACTGATCGGTCCGGCGGCAGGCCGGCTACATACGGCCCGCTCCCGCAACGACCAGGTGGCGACCGACTTCCGGCTCTGGGTGCGCGACACACTCGACACGCTCGATGAACAGCTGACCGACCTGATGCAGGCGCTCGCCGAAAAGGCGGAGACCCATGCCGGCGATGTCATGCCCGGTTTCACCCATCTCCAGTCGGCCCAGCCGGTCACCTTCGGCCATCATCTGCTGGCTTATGTGGAAATGTTTTCCCGCGACCGCGGCCGGGTCCGCGATGCCCGCAAGCGCATGAACGAAAGCCCGCTCGGCGCAGCCGCCCTGGCTGGCACGTCCTTTCCGATCGACCGTCATGCGACCGCGGAAAGCCTTGGCTTCGACCGCCCGACCGCCAATTCGCTGGACGCGGTTTCCGACCGGGATTTCGTGATCGAAGCGCTGGCCGCGGCCTCGCTCTGCGCCATGCACCTGTCGCGCCTCGCGGAAGAAATCGTCATCTGGTGTTCCGCCCAATTCGGCTTCATCAAGCTGTCCGACAAGTTCTCCACCGGCTCCTCGATCATGCCGCAGAAGAAGAACCCGGATGCGGCCGAACTGGTGCGCGCCAAGACCGGGCGTATCTACGGATCCCTTCAGGCGCTCCTGACCATGATGAAGGGGCTTCCGCTCGCCTATTCCAAGGACATGCAGGAAGACAAGGAACAGGCCTTCGACGGTCTGGCCAGCATCTCCTTGGCCCTGGCGGCCATGACCGGCATGGTGAAGGATCTGGAGCCGGTCACCAAGGTGATGAAAAAGGCTGCCGGCTCCGGCTATTCGACGGCAACTGACCTCGCGGACTGGCTGGTCCGGGTCCTCGGCCTGCCGTTCCGCGACGCCCACCATGTCACCGGCCGGATCGTGGCCATCGCCGTGGAAAAGAACATCGAACTGCACAAGGTTTCGCTTGAGGACATGCAGGCGGTGGAACCGAAAATCACGCCTGAGATCTATTCGGTTCTATCTGTCGACAAATCGGTCAGAAGCCGGACCAGCTACGGCGGAACCTCTCCCGTCAATGTCCGCAAGCAGGCGCGCCGCTGGCTGAAGGACCTTGCCCGCGGCAAATAA
- a CDS encoding rhomboid family intramembrane serine protease — protein sequence MFIPLHDHNKIKHVYKPFVNWALLAANVFVFVVIQHAGFGDAATISDYSYGLISSVLFDMKDLTPDLQAVPDAATLVTYAFLHGDWMHLIGNMLFLWVFGDNVEDAMGHVRYLVFYLACAAGAGFAYAITSFGSDAPLIGASGATAGIIVAYLMLHPHVKIWILALGRIPLRLSARWVLGAWIVLQVYNVVVDQDSNVAWSAHIGGLITGAILVLFLRRRGVPLFDKNL from the coding sequence ATGTTCATACCGTTGCACGACCACAACAAGATCAAGCACGTTTACAAGCCCTTCGTGAACTGGGCGTTGCTCGCGGCAAATGTCTTCGTTTTCGTCGTCATTCAGCACGCCGGCTTCGGCGATGCGGCCACCATTTCCGATTACAGCTACGGCCTGATCTCCAGCGTCCTGTTCGACATGAAGGACCTGACACCGGACCTGCAGGCGGTTCCCGATGCCGCGACCCTGGTCACCTACGCCTTTCTTCACGGCGACTGGATGCACCTGATCGGCAACATGCTGTTCCTGTGGGTCTTCGGCGACAATGTGGAAGACGCCATGGGTCATGTCCGCTATCTGGTGTTTTACCTCGCCTGTGCAGCAGGCGCCGGCTTTGCCTATGCAATCACGTCCTTCGGCTCGGACGCACCGCTGATCGGCGCCTCGGGCGCGACTGCAGGCATCATCGTTGCCTATCTGATGCTTCACCCGCATGTGAAGATCTGGATTCTCGCCCTCGGCCGAATCCCCTTGCGCCTGTCCGCCCGCTGGGTTCTGGGCGCCTGGATCGTTCTGCAGGTCTATAACGTAGTGGTCGACCAGGACAGCAATGTGGCCTGGTCCGCTCATATCGGCGGATTGATCACCGGAGCGATTCTGGTGCTTTTCCTGCGCCGGAGAGGCGTGCCGCTGTTCGACAAGAACCTGTGA